In one Candidatus Nitronereus thalassa genomic region, the following are encoded:
- a CDS encoding shikimate dehydrogenase gives MTINTQTQLCGVLGNPVEHSLSPAIHNAAFQHLGLNYVYLAFPVKPEQVKEAIQGIRALGNLRGFSVTIPHKVSAMSVLDEIDDTAKHIGAINTIVKTDQTLTGYNTDASGALQALRQAHVTLAGKHVLIIGTGGAARAIAFGLALHEPITSMTLLGILDEERTALAADLRKGSSVPITDAPINQETLVSAIEQSQVLIHCTPLGMHPKVDGTCIQKVLLKPHLTVMDIVYNPRETRLLREAREIGCSTIPGLEMFLHQAVAQFELWTKQSAPINVMRKILEAQFS, from the coding sequence ATGACCATCAATACGCAAACCCAACTGTGTGGAGTTCTTGGAAATCCCGTTGAACATTCTTTGTCACCCGCCATTCACAATGCTGCCTTTCAACACCTTGGGCTGAACTATGTGTATCTCGCTTTTCCGGTAAAGCCAGAACAGGTAAAGGAAGCCATTCAGGGCATCCGTGCCTTGGGAAATCTTCGGGGGTTCAGTGTCACAATTCCCCATAAAGTCTCGGCGATGAGTGTTCTTGATGAAATTGACGACACAGCCAAACATATTGGCGCGATTAACACCATCGTGAAAACGGATCAGACCTTAACCGGGTATAACACCGACGCTTCAGGAGCGTTACAAGCCCTTCGCCAAGCTCACGTGACATTGGCCGGAAAGCATGTGCTCATCATCGGCACTGGCGGCGCCGCCCGAGCTATTGCCTTTGGCCTTGCTCTTCATGAGCCCATTACAAGCATGACGCTCTTGGGAATTCTTGATGAAGAACGAACTGCTCTTGCGGCAGACCTTCGTAAGGGGAGCTCAGTTCCGATTACCGATGCTCCAATTAACCAAGAAACCTTAGTATCCGCTATTGAACAGTCGCAGGTGCTCATACATTGCACCCCATTGGGCATGCACCCCAAAGTTGATGGAACCTGTATCCAAAAGGTTCTCCTCAAACCCCATCTAACCGTCATGGATATTGTCTATAATCCCCGTGAAACTCGTCTTTTGCGTGAGGCTCGAGAAATTGGATGCTCGACCATTCCTGGGCTGGAAATGTTTCTCCATCAAGCAGTAGCTCAATTTGAACTTTGGACCAAACAATCAGCACCCATCAATGTCATGCGAAAGATTTTAGAGGCTCAGTTTTCATGA
- a CDS encoding GAF domain-containing sensor histidine kinase, which produces MDSLYPKSHRILDRGSMAFQPFGKQPDGHHIRDVSGVTVRANVEFLEELVNRTQSPPAGSQAVEELIRRLNACIPDPTYHVTQDFLRNPWNSYSYEFVIFLAEFCVLLSGQDDFQIKLGQEKLLSPLVQVLGRPFSISQIYAMFPHFAEKFGRGALKPEAVSSKNGSAILRLHLSEKTAQQFGPYRNGSAERICQSAKHALAQIPSQMFGLQPATIIEPCCMADGADYCEWHLSWKPQPSSYWLWPLAGLMVSLGVFSWFSLSATNLSVTAAILLASIPTVLFWVAGLAQRDRQAITEQRHVIQEQLASVESQHEALREAYLEQEQTNIDLQRKIREQTMFRDIASRLSATLDQQGVVHIGLNSLTQDLLYDRAMIMRFDSTRQIISHAQGQGVSEELVEEVLSMDMPISDPDSLEGKIFLHGEPTLVNDVPTLWHSLHPLTQQLVTAKQTQRLILVPLRFQGTIIGGLAAARTSTNPLTQDDMSIVMTVGNHIALALQNALAYADLQTLNQQLEAKVQERTFDLEQANRHLENINERLSELNETKSRFVAHCSHELRTPLASIKGFSENLLSGFGGPLTIKQETSLKRIQANADRLARMIANLLDLSQIEAGKLQLNLSECDLTALAREVVDHYFPLAKAKNQQIDVQGPNQPVNIFADSDRIMQILLNLLHNASKFTPESGSILITTEQSSSNQAEVSISDSGPGIPEEALSKLFDPFFQAHRDREMGTKGLGLGLAIVQHLVSLHDGSIHAENHQPHGATFHVLFPCQPSSRHT; this is translated from the coding sequence ATGGATTCGCTGTATCCCAAATCTCATCGCATCTTGGACCGTGGATCGATGGCGTTTCAACCCTTTGGCAAACAGCCAGACGGCCATCATATTCGGGATGTCAGCGGTGTAACCGTACGAGCCAACGTCGAATTTTTAGAAGAGCTGGTCAATCGGACCCAAAGCCCACCTGCCGGTTCCCAAGCTGTAGAGGAGCTTATCCGCCGATTGAATGCCTGCATCCCCGATCCCACATATCATGTCACCCAAGATTTTCTGCGCAACCCTTGGAATAGCTACTCATACGAGTTTGTCATTTTTCTTGCTGAATTTTGCGTGCTGTTAAGTGGACAGGACGATTTTCAAATCAAGCTCGGGCAAGAAAAGTTACTTTCGCCTCTGGTACAAGTGCTGGGTCGCCCATTTTCGATTTCCCAAATCTATGCCATGTTTCCCCATTTTGCAGAAAAGTTTGGCCGTGGGGCACTTAAACCGGAAGCTGTCTCGTCCAAAAACGGCTCTGCCATTTTGCGATTGCACCTGAGCGAAAAAACCGCCCAACAATTTGGGCCCTATCGAAATGGGAGCGCGGAGCGAATCTGCCAATCCGCCAAGCATGCCCTCGCGCAAATCCCCTCCCAAATGTTCGGGCTCCAACCAGCCACCATCATCGAACCTTGCTGTATGGCTGATGGGGCTGATTATTGCGAATGGCATTTGAGCTGGAAACCCCAGCCATCAAGCTATTGGCTTTGGCCACTAGCCGGCCTCATGGTCAGCCTCGGGGTGTTTAGTTGGTTCTCGCTCAGCGCGACCAATTTGTCCGTCACTGCCGCCATATTGTTGGCCTCAATTCCTACGGTGCTATTTTGGGTAGCTGGTCTGGCGCAAAGAGACCGGCAGGCTATCACGGAACAGCGGCATGTGATTCAGGAACAATTGGCATCGGTGGAATCCCAGCACGAAGCCCTGCGGGAAGCGTATCTCGAACAAGAACAGACCAACATCGACCTCCAACGAAAGATCCGCGAACAGACGATGTTTCGGGATATCGCCTCCCGGCTGAGCGCCACACTCGATCAACAGGGCGTGGTTCACATTGGGCTCAATAGCCTTACTCAGGATTTACTCTACGATCGGGCCATGATTATGCGGTTTGATTCCACTCGACAGATCATTTCTCATGCACAGGGTCAAGGGGTTTCCGAGGAACTTGTCGAGGAGGTCCTTTCTATGGACATGCCGATTTCCGACCCTGATAGCCTAGAAGGAAAGATATTTCTTCACGGAGAACCCACCTTAGTCAATGATGTGCCCACACTGTGGCACTCGCTCCACCCCTTGACTCAACAATTGGTCACGGCCAAACAAACCCAACGATTAATTCTCGTGCCTTTGCGATTTCAGGGTACGATCATCGGGGGTTTAGCCGCCGCTCGGACCAGTACCAACCCGCTGACCCAAGACGATATGTCCATTGTTATGACGGTCGGGAACCACATCGCGCTCGCCCTTCAAAATGCGCTGGCCTATGCTGACCTCCAAACCTTGAATCAACAACTCGAGGCCAAGGTCCAAGAACGGACATTTGATCTTGAACAAGCCAATCGCCACCTCGAAAACATTAACGAACGTCTCTCGGAATTAAACGAAACAAAGTCCCGTTTTGTCGCACATTGCTCGCATGAACTGCGAACGCCACTGGCCTCGATCAAGGGATTTTCGGAAAATTTATTATCCGGATTTGGTGGTCCCTTGACCATCAAACAAGAAACCTCCCTAAAACGTATCCAGGCCAATGCTGACCGTTTAGCCCGCATGATCGCCAATCTCCTCGACTTGTCACAAATCGAAGCTGGAAAGCTACAACTAAACCTGAGTGAATGTGATCTCACGGCCCTCGCCCGAGAGGTCGTCGACCATTACTTCCCCCTGGCCAAGGCCAAGAATCAGCAAATTGACGTTCAGGGGCCAAACCAACCGGTCAACATTTTTGCCGATTCAGACCGAATCATGCAGATTTTGCTCAACCTTCTGCACAATGCGAGTAAGTTTACGCCAGAGAGCGGCTCCATTTTGATCACCACCGAACAGTCATCCTCGAATCAAGCCGAAGTCTCCATTTCTGATTCGGGACCAGGGATTCCGGAAGAGGCGTTATCAAAATTGTTCGATCCATTTTTCCAGGCTCACCGCGATCGTGAAATGGGCACGAAAGGGTTAGGGCTCGGATTGGCCATCGTGCAACACTTGGTGAGTCTACACGATGGATCCATTCATGCGGAAAACCATCAACCTCATGGCGCCACGTTTCACGTGCTATTTCCTTGCCAGCCATCTTCCAGGCACACCTGA
- the uvrC gene encoding excinuclease ABC subunit UvrC, which translates to MSELATSLQSTLDHLPKKPGVYLMKGKKGEILYIGKARVLTDRVRSYFQKGADQSPKTRVLVGLVQDIETIVTKSELEALLLESNMVKRHRPRFNVVLRDDKHYPYLRLPVKDNFPRLSIVRRVKHDGAMYFGPYVPTGALRDTLKIIKKVFPLATCKIDIDGTADRACIEFEIKRCMAPCTGHQSQEDYHRIVQQVRYFLEGRDKELLDGLRAEMEAASNREEFEEAARLRDRMANIAKTLEKQRIAQIGPVDQDVMGLARMGPAADLQLLFVRGGQLIGRKDFYWADTKESSDEELIRSAIEQFYNKDLVPPKEVLIPTRLGDREVMQQWLSVKKEQSVRILTPERGVKHQLLQLATENAVAAIAEHLRKGVVEEQEAKALQQLLHLPNPLGRIEGFDISNTMGTNSVASMVVWEDGKMKKADYRRFKVKTVEGANDFASMHEVVKRRYGGSLSVNEEKGLPFPDLILIDGGIGQLGAAMDALRDLGLKHVPIVGLAKAKGEKEERIYTPGVREPLILSPTSLASHLVQRIRDEAHRFAITYHRKLRGQALVMPSKTNSQKRTRETRPSTAPT; encoded by the coding sequence ATGTCCGAACTGGCTACCTCGCTTCAGTCCACCTTAGACCATCTTCCAAAGAAGCCTGGGGTGTACCTCATGAAAGGGAAGAAGGGCGAAATCTTATACATCGGCAAGGCACGAGTGTTAACCGATCGCGTGCGATCCTACTTTCAGAAAGGAGCCGACCAAAGTCCCAAGACGCGCGTGCTGGTTGGGCTCGTACAGGACATCGAAACCATCGTCACCAAATCGGAATTAGAGGCCCTCTTGCTCGAAAGCAATATGGTGAAGCGTCATCGCCCACGGTTTAATGTCGTGCTGCGAGACGATAAACATTACCCCTATCTCCGACTTCCGGTGAAAGACAATTTTCCTCGGTTGTCCATTGTGCGTCGCGTGAAGCACGACGGCGCAATGTATTTTGGTCCCTATGTGCCGACCGGGGCATTGCGGGACACGTTAAAAATCATCAAAAAAGTTTTTCCCTTGGCAACCTGCAAAATCGATATTGATGGCACGGCCGACCGAGCCTGCATCGAATTTGAAATCAAACGCTGCATGGCCCCATGCACCGGCCACCAATCCCAGGAAGACTATCATCGGATTGTTCAACAGGTTCGCTATTTCTTAGAGGGACGGGATAAGGAATTATTGGATGGGTTGCGGGCGGAGATGGAGGCGGCGTCGAATCGAGAAGAGTTTGAAGAAGCCGCACGCTTACGGGATCGCATGGCGAATATTGCCAAAACGCTGGAAAAACAACGCATCGCGCAAATTGGTCCGGTGGATCAAGACGTAATGGGCCTGGCCCGCATGGGGCCGGCGGCGGACTTGCAGTTGCTGTTTGTTCGCGGCGGGCAGCTGATTGGCCGCAAGGATTTTTATTGGGCGGATACGAAGGAATCATCGGACGAAGAGCTCATACGGTCGGCCATAGAACAGTTTTATAATAAGGATCTGGTCCCGCCGAAGGAAGTGCTGATCCCGACGAGGTTGGGAGATCGTGAGGTGATGCAGCAATGGTTGTCCGTCAAGAAGGAACAATCCGTGCGAATCCTCACCCCCGAGCGGGGGGTGAAACATCAGCTCTTACAACTTGCGACGGAAAACGCCGTCGCGGCAATTGCCGAACACTTACGCAAAGGAGTCGTTGAAGAGCAAGAAGCCAAGGCGTTGCAACAACTGCTACATCTCCCGAATCCTTTAGGCCGTATTGAAGGGTTTGATATTTCCAATACCATGGGCACGAATTCAGTGGCCTCCATGGTGGTGTGGGAAGATGGAAAAATGAAAAAAGCCGACTACCGGCGCTTCAAAGTCAAAACCGTCGAAGGGGCCAATGATTTTGCCAGCATGCACGAAGTTGTGAAACGGCGGTATGGCGGATCACTCAGCGTGAACGAAGAAAAAGGTCTGCCCTTTCCAGATTTAATCTTAATCGACGGGGGGATAGGGCAACTTGGCGCAGCCATGGATGCGCTCAGGGACTTGGGCCTGAAACATGTGCCCATTGTCGGGTTAGCCAAAGCCAAAGGCGAAAAAGAAGAACGCATTTATACTCCTGGTGTTCGTGAACCACTGATTCTCTCTCCCACATCATTGGCCTCTCACCTCGTCCAACGTATCCGCGACGAAGCCCACCGCTTCGCCATCACCTACCACCGCAAACTCCGAGGACAGGCATTGGTAATGCCATCAAAAACGAATAGCCAAAAACGAACAAGAGAAACAAGACCGTCCACTGCGCCGACATGA
- a CDS encoding VOC family protein, whose translation MKVKKLLHTRMRVSDMDETIVFYQNVLGLEVLERKVSPRGSHLAFMAVPNSEELIELCSFPASGPVSVQEDLVHLAFEVDNLDQTIADLQKKNVPITDGPTQSSSGSRFIFIDAPDGYEVELIERPPGTAIV comes from the coding sequence ATGAAAGTGAAAAAATTACTTCATACCCGAATGCGGGTAAGCGATATGGATGAAACCATTGTGTTTTATCAAAATGTCTTGGGACTTGAAGTGCTTGAACGCAAAGTGTCTCCCCGCGGATCGCACTTAGCGTTTATGGCGGTTCCCAATAGTGAGGAGCTGATCGAACTGTGTAGCTTCCCGGCGAGTGGGCCGGTGTCGGTGCAAGAAGATCTTGTGCACTTGGCGTTTGAAGTCGACAACCTCGACCAAACCATTGCCGATCTTCAAAAGAAAAATGTGCCGATTACCGATGGCCCAACCCAAAGTTCATCTGGCAGCCGTTTCATTTTTATCGACGCGCCGGATGGGTATGAAGTGGAGTTGATTGAGCGACCGCCCGGCACGGCCATCGTCTAA
- a CDS encoding STAS-like domain-containing protein, whose translation MIINVKEITGPYCGQYDEGELLYNVVCPLLLEKQSIVLDFSGVALLSSSFLNAAISKLFHKFGADFLISHLFITGMKKVDRFVLNRMIKEAKEIRDYQPI comes from the coding sequence ATGATCATTAATGTTAAAGAAATAACGGGTCCATACTGTGGCCAGTATGATGAAGGTGAATTACTTTACAATGTAGTATGCCCTCTTCTTTTAGAGAAGCAGTCAATAGTCTTAGACTTTAGTGGCGTTGCTTTACTATCCTCCTCATTCTTAAACGCAGCTATTTCCAAACTCTTCCATAAATTCGGTGCCGATTTCCTCATTAGTCACCTTTTTATAACAGGCATGAAAAAAGTTGATCGCTTTGTTTTGAATCGGATGATCAAAGAGGCCAAAGAAATCCGAGACTATCAACCAATCTAA
- a CDS encoding OmpP1/FadL family transporter — MMTPLNVPSGSLFIPGLVLAFLLMGTNSTVQAEAFRILDQSAAAMGQGTAFAAQADEPSAVYFNPAAMSQLPGIQLTVGTLLVGGTIDYISPTGTMVEGDFGSAIANPPPSNFFVTANLGDLGFASLQHITLGFGINSPFGNLTDYPTGGPLGQVLTSSASPLIDFKPTVAIELNEFLSVGFGVDIYTFSDLVGEGHVEFQQTAGPEFTGVLSALASPGERIELNGIDTTLGYNFSFLLTPYRNDQGKPLLNFGVVYRSQAGLDLEGQFINHTRGSTLDAKATLNLPQVMTAALAVWPIRNAQREWKVEFDFDYVDWTSFHNLDITLSNGIVLPKPRNWKPAHIFMLGTEYKLFNPVQLPHWDVAFRTGYVFSDSPVPETTFKPDVPDSNYHAYSIGFGVLCSGRGMFLGFIRCGNDGTTFLGTTAIGIDLAYQAIVYQQRGISNNDDSRVNGTWDTIIHVGALNLRTNFDLAR, encoded by the coding sequence ATGATGACGCCTTTAAATGTACCCTCCGGTTCCTTATTTATACCAGGTTTGGTTCTGGCCTTTTTGTTGATGGGGACGAACTCCACTGTACAGGCGGAAGCCTTTCGTATTCTTGACCAAAGTGCGGCCGCTATGGGACAGGGCACCGCATTTGCGGCGCAGGCAGACGAACCTTCAGCGGTATATTTCAATCCTGCAGCCATGTCCCAGCTTCCAGGCATCCAACTGACGGTAGGGACATTATTAGTCGGAGGCACGATTGATTATATCTCCCCCACGGGGACCATGGTTGAAGGAGACTTTGGATCGGCTATTGCAAATCCGCCTCCCTCGAATTTTTTTGTAACTGCGAATCTTGGTGATCTTGGATTTGCATCACTCCAGCACATCACGCTCGGGTTTGGAATCAACTCGCCATTCGGAAATCTCACCGACTATCCGACGGGAGGCCCACTTGGCCAAGTGCTGACCTCCTCAGCTTCTCCGCTGATTGATTTCAAACCAACGGTGGCTATCGAACTGAATGAATTTCTGTCTGTTGGCTTCGGGGTGGACATTTATACATTTTCTGATTTGGTGGGCGAAGGACATGTGGAGTTTCAGCAAACCGCAGGACCGGAATTCACGGGAGTATTAAGCGCATTGGCTTCACCAGGAGAACGAATCGAATTGAATGGAATCGATACAACACTCGGGTATAATTTTAGCTTCCTTCTCACGCCATACCGTAATGATCAAGGAAAGCCTCTCCTGAATTTTGGGGTGGTGTATCGAAGTCAGGCTGGGCTAGATTTAGAAGGACAATTTATTAATCACACAAGAGGTTCAACATTGGATGCCAAAGCCACCTTGAACCTCCCCCAAGTCATGACCGCAGCTTTGGCGGTGTGGCCCATTCGCAATGCTCAGCGGGAATGGAAAGTCGAGTTTGATTTTGATTACGTGGATTGGACTTCATTTCATAACCTGGATATTACCCTCTCTAATGGCATTGTCCTTCCCAAACCCAGAAATTGGAAACCGGCCCATATTTTTATGCTTGGGACTGAATATAAGCTTTTTAATCCAGTCCAACTTCCCCACTGGGACGTGGCTTTCCGAACGGGCTACGTATTCTCCGATAGCCCAGTCCCCGAAACCACCTTTAAGCCGGATGTCCCGGATTCCAACTATCACGCCTATTCCATAGGCTTCGGAGTCTTGTGCTCTGGACGCGGCATGTTTCTGGGATTCATTCGTTGTGGGAATGATGGGACAACATTTCTCGGCACGACAGCCATTGGGATTGATCTTGCCTATCAGGCCATCGTGTATCAACAACGCGGCATTAGCAACAATGACGATTCCAGAGTTAATGGGACGTGGGATACGATTATTCACGTGGGTGCCCTCAACCTCCGAACTAATTTCGATCTCGCCCGGTAA
- a CDS encoding STAS domain-containing protein gives MNIVERQMEDALIFDLSGRFEFQATPKFFVALERVQDLRGQHLILNLEQVSFLDSAGLGAIHLAHQKLMAVDGALSIVNPLPHVQNLLERANLTSIIPIHTVEEEALLVG, from the coding sequence ATGAATATTGTTGAACGTCAAATGGAAGATGCATTGATCTTTGATTTATCCGGCCGGTTTGAGTTCCAAGCCACTCCGAAATTTTTTGTGGCGTTGGAACGAGTCCAAGACCTGAGAGGGCAGCACCTCATTTTAAATCTTGAGCAAGTTTCCTTTTTGGATAGCGCTGGCTTGGGGGCGATCCATCTGGCTCATCAAAAATTGATGGCTGTGGACGGTGCCCTCAGCATTGTGAATCCATTGCCCCATGTGCAGAATTTGTTGGAACGGGCGAATTTGACCAGTATCATTCCTATCCACACCGTCGAAGAAGAGGCGTTGCTGGTAGGATAG
- a CDS encoding shikimate kinase, with protein MNLILIGYRGTGKSTVARLLASRLGWQTVSTDARIVERAQLYIPDIVAQFGWDHFRDLETTVCQELKGKDHLIIDTGGGAILREANVEALKPGGMMCWLTASIETISQRIAGNAQRPSLTSGKTFIEEIEEVLAKRTPKYEAAADFIVETDRRSAEQIADQILAEFRRRQG; from the coding sequence ATGAACCTCATCCTCATTGGATACCGAGGCACTGGGAAAAGCACCGTGGCACGATTGCTCGCCTCACGACTAGGTTGGCAAACCGTATCCACTGACGCCCGTATTGTGGAACGCGCACAGCTTTACATCCCCGATATTGTCGCCCAATTCGGATGGGATCACTTCCGTGACTTGGAAACCACAGTGTGCCAGGAACTGAAAGGAAAAGATCACCTGATCATTGATACCGGAGGAGGCGCTATTTTGAGGGAGGCCAATGTAGAAGCGTTAAAGCCCGGGGGTATGATGTGCTGGTTAACTGCCTCCATCGAAACTATTAGCCAACGGATTGCCGGGAATGCTCAACGCCCATCATTAACAAGCGGAAAGACCTTCATTGAGGAAATCGAAGAAGTGTTAGCGAAACGCACGCCGAAATATGAGGCCGCAGCCGATTTTATCGTGGAGACCGACAGAAGGTCGGCTGAACAGATCGCCGATCAAATACTAGCCGAATTTCGACGTCGACAGGGATAA
- a CDS encoding MEKHLA domain-containing protein, which yields MKLNTDNIAPPWLGNDILPWIGLLLDSYVHWTGKELLDRQGTLLDQAHRLFDAPFVVASHGNEFDPILNYGNAQALKLWEMDWPEFVATPSRLTAEPMNRVERSRMLQEAGTHGVIHNYQGVRISKTGRRFLVEQATVWNVIDLHQHKVGQAATFSKWTTMSTG from the coding sequence ATGAAATTGAACACCGACAATATTGCCCCGCCATGGCTGGGAAACGACATTCTTCCCTGGATAGGCCTACTTCTTGATAGTTATGTCCATTGGACCGGGAAGGAATTACTGGACCGACAGGGCACCCTCCTCGATCAAGCCCATCGCCTATTTGATGCCCCCTTTGTCGTAGCTTCCCATGGGAATGAATTCGATCCCATTTTGAACTATGGAAATGCCCAAGCTCTCAAGCTTTGGGAAATGGACTGGCCAGAATTCGTGGCCACCCCCTCACGCCTCACCGCAGAACCGATGAATCGAGTGGAACGAAGCCGGATGCTTCAGGAAGCCGGCACCCATGGAGTTATCCACAATTACCAAGGAGTACGTATATCCAAAACCGGAAGGCGGTTTCTCGTTGAACAGGCAACCGTCTGGAATGTGATTGATCTCCATCAACACAAAGTAGGACAAGCCGCCACCTTTTCAAAGTGGACCACAATGTCAACAGGTTAA